The proteins below come from a single Zonotrichia leucophrys gambelii isolate GWCS_2022_RI chromosome 3, RI_Zleu_2.0, whole genome shotgun sequence genomic window:
- the GPR6 gene encoding G-protein coupled receptor 6 produces MRAPPPHSHPSAAPAALAPPPHRRRPRTAPAAPAAMEAAAALNESGAAAPRLPAGGGNSSLELSSRPPAPAALNPWDVMLCVSGTAIACENALVVAIICYSPALRTPMFVLVGSLATADLLAGLGLILNFVFQYVIPSETVSLLTVGFLVASFAASVSSLLAITVDRYLSLYNALTYYSERTVLCIHTMLAGAWGVSLCLGLLPVLGWNCLHDRTSCSVVRPLTKSNVTLLSASFFLIFLIMLHLYIEICKIVCRHAHQIALQQHFLTASHYVTTKKGVSTLAIILGTFGASWLPFAIYCVVGDPDYPSVYTYATLLPATYNSMINPIIYAYRNQEIQRSMWVLFCGCFQAKVSFRSRSPSDV; encoded by the coding sequence ATGCGCGCCCCGCCgccccacagccacccctccGCCGCCCCGGCTGCCCTCGCCCCACCGCCGCACCGCCGCCGTCCCCGCACAGCCCCGGCCGCCCCGGCGGCCATGGAGGCGGCGGCAGCCCTGAACGAGAGCGgagcggcggccccgcggcTGCCGGCCGGCGGCGGCAACTCCTCGCTGGAGCTCTCGTCGCggccccccgcgcccgccgccctcAACCCCTGGGATGTGATGCTCTGCGTGTCCGGCACCGCCATCGCCTGCGAGAACGCCCTGGTGGTTGCCATCATCTGCTACTCGCCCGCCCTGCGCACCCCCATGTTCGTGCTGGTGGGCAGCCTGGCCACGGCTGACCTGCTGGCCGGCCTCGGCCTCATCCTCAACTTCGTTTTCCAGTACGTGATTCCCTCGGAGACGGTCAGCCTGCTGACGGTCGGCTTCCTCGTCGCCTCCTTCGCCGCCTCCGTGAGTAGCTTGCTGGCCATCACGGTCGATCGCTACCTCTCCCTCTACAATGCCCTCACCTACTACTCGGAGAGGACGGTGCTCTGCATCCACACCATGCTGGCCGGTGCCTGGGGGGTCTCcctctgcctggggctgctgcccgtCCTGGGCTGGAACTGCCTCCACGACCGCACCTCCTGCAGCGTCGTCAGACCCTTGACCAAGAGTAACGTGACGCTGCTGTCTGcctctttctttctcattttcctcatCATGCTCCATCTCTACATCGAGATCTGCAAGATCGTCTGCAGGCATGCCCACCAGATagctctccagcagcactttCTGACTGCCTCGCACTATGTCACCACCAAAAAAGGAGTCTCTACCCTGGCTATCATCCTTGGGACTTTCGGAGCCAGCTGGCTGCCTTTTGCCATCTACTGTGTGGTGGGGGATCCTGACTACCCCTCTGTGTACACGTACGCCACGCTCCTGCCTGCTACCTACAACTCCATGATCAACCCCATCATTTATGCCTACAGAAACCAGGAAATCCAGAGGTCCATGTGGGTGCTCTTCTGTGGTTGCTTTCAGGCTAAAGTGTCCTTTCGCTCCCGGTCCCCCAGCGATGTCTGA